A segment of the Elaeis guineensis isolate ETL-2024a chromosome 6, EG11, whole genome shotgun sequence genome:
AAGCAAACACAAAAGATTCATGTGCCTTATTACTAAGCAAAAGGACTGGTCATTCTTTCACGGCATCCACAAAGCTCTTGAAATTCTTGTAGGAAGACCCTCCTTCGTTGGTGCACCTATTAGCAATATCCTTCCACATTAAGGCCCGGGCCTTCATCTCCTCATTGCCAAATATTTGGTCCACCTTCTCTTTGATCTGCTCCCTCGGAACAAACCCCTTGTCATCAGGTTCTATGCTCAAACCAGTCTTCCAAACATCACAAATATAGGCCCGGTTGAGGAACTGATCGACGAAGTAAGGCCAGCAGAGGAAAGGGACTCCATTCTTCACCCCTTCCAATGTAGAATTCCAACCACAATGAGAAAAAAAGCAAGCAATGGAAGGGTGAGCCAGTACCTGCTGTTGAGGAGACCATCCTACCAGCTTTCCATGGCCTTTAACTCTATCTCCAAACCCATCTAACCAGGAATCATCTATCCCATCTGCGAGATCGTGTCTTACGACCCACAGGAATGGATGGCCAGAGAGTTCAAGCCCAAGTGCAAGCTCCTGGAATTGGTCCTGGTTGAAGACTGCTATGCTCCCAAATGCCACATAGATGACAGAGTTAGCAGGTTGCTGATCCAGCCAACTCATGCAGGTTGTATCCTCTAGCCAGAAATGCCCAACTGCCTTTCCAAACTGTTGGCTTGTGAGTAATGGTCCAACAGGCAATAAGTTTGGAAAGAGGTTGAATGATTCTGACTCAAGGTCATAGAATGAGTTGCAAATGATCATCTCAGCCAGCGGCATTGCTTGATTATTACTGACTATGAGCTTGAAGATGACTCTTTCTTCTTCGAGATCACCGGCACAATTCCATGAAAGTTGGCTTGTGTTCACAGATGGCATGCCAGGTCTCAGCTGGAAAGTCTCACTCCTTTCTGGCATTCCTGCATGAAATGCAAATAGAAAAGATGGTAGATGATTATTTTGTTATTCTGGAACTTGTCCTCACAGATGCagacttttctaaaaaaattttaaacatgctTGCTATGTGAACGGAACCAGTTTCCCCAATAGAAGATACATCTAAATAACACCAAAAAAACTAAAGTAAACCAATGATGACTACGAATAATTACTACCAGTAGTTTGATGGGATTTTTTCCccatttcctttttctttctttcatctttATTAGAACACAGCCCTTTTTTTTCCATTAATTTGATTACTGCTGATGTTCACTAAGTAACAACTGCATACATGTTAACCATATTGGTAAATCTTTTGCTCTCTGCTTTTTGTTGGCAAAATCATCCACATAAGGTTTTGTATGATTTGGTTTCCCTCTGGTTTCGTTCATGAATTTCCTGAATAAAAAGCTGTATGCCACACGAAAACTTAACTaaacaaaaaagagagaggagaaaaaaaaaccATATTTGATCTTCAAAATTGTAGCAATAAGAACAC
Coding sequences within it:
- the LOC105046642 gene encoding UDP-glycosyltransferase 83A1 — translated: MNRDNRSRGNRTQLPAAMGSPHAIIIPYPVQGHVIPLIALSHSLVAHGFKITFINSEFNHERVVASLSQNGGDGLEGIHMVSFPDGLAPGEDRNDIRRVTEGFLRVMPRCLEELIERMNTSGGDQVTWVIADGNMGWALEVAQKMGIRSAAFWPASTALLAIFLSIPKMIQDGIIDAKGMPERSETFQLRPGMPSVNTSQLSWNCAGDLEEERVIFKLIVSNNQAMPLAEMIICNSFYDLESESFNLFPNLLPVGPLLTSQQFGKAVGHFWLEDTTCMSWLDQQPANSVIYVAFGSIAVFNQDQFQELALGLELSGHPFLWVVRHDLADGIDDSWLDGFGDRVKGHGKLVGWSPQQQVLAHPSIACFFSHCGWNSTLEGVKNGVPFLCWPYFVDQFLNRAYICDVWKTGLSIEPDDKGFVPREQIKEKVDQIFGNEEMKARALMWKDIANRCTNEGGSSYKNFKSFVDAVKE